The Thermoflexus sp. nucleotide sequence TCAGGCCGATCGCCAGCAGCCCCACCGATAGCCCCAGGGCCAGGGCCGGGATTTTCCAGAAGGCCGTTAAGAGCGCTTCTCCGCCCGCCGTGAGGGCGGAGCCCAGCACCGCCCCCATCGCCGCTGCCCCCATCGACCCGCCGATGTTGCGGGCGAACAGCAACATGCCGGTGACGATCCCGAGGACTTCCCGCGGAGCCTCCTCTTGAGCGCAGACCAGAAGGGCGAGCATCATCACGCCCATCCCGGCACCCACGACCAGGCCCGCGAGGCCCAGAAGCGGCAGGGGCGCCTGTCGCGCCATCGCCCACACCCCAAACCCGGCCGCCATCGCTACCGGCCCCCAGCGGGCCAGCGGCCGGGGCCCCCAGCGGGGCAACCACCGGGCAGTCAGCATGCTGCTGACCGTCCAGCCCACGGTCATCGGGGATAGCAATAACCCGCTGATCGTCGCGCTCTGCCCTCGCGCGCTCTGAGCGAAGAGCGGAATAAAAGCCGTCATCCCGAAGAACGCCATCCCCCCGAGGAGGTTCCCCAGGAAGCCCCGGAAGGCGAACGGCCGGCGCAGATCAGGAAAGGGAATCAAAGGAAGGGCCTGGTGTCGTTCGAAGATCACGAAGCCGATGATGGCCAGAGCAGCCAGGATCAGGGCAGGCGGGAATTCCAGCTCCAGGCCGTAGATCAGGGCTCCAGCCCCCAGGGCGAACAACGCCGCGCCCCCCAGATCCACCTGCGCCCTCGACTTCCGTCGAGTCTCTGGAATCCCCCGGCCCACCAGCGACATCGCCGCGAGCCCGAAGGGCAGGTTCAAATAGAAAACCCAGCGCCACGAGAAATGATCGACAATCAACCCGCCGACCAGAGGCCCCACCAGGGCGGAGAACCCCCACACCCCGCTGATCCAGCCCTGCACCCGCGCCCGATCCCGCAACGGATAGAGCTCCCCCACTAGCGTGAAGGTC carries:
- a CDS encoding MDR family MFS transporter: MSSRARDFGKAERASIVETEGPPHRLRVTAGLIMGLFLAALEATVVATAMPRVIQELGGVSLYSLPFALYLLLATVSGPIWGRASDLYGRRRLYLTAVSIFLLGSALSGAARSMGMLIGARALQGLGGGGLQTLTFTLVGELYPLRDRARVQGWISGVWGFSALVGPLVGGLIVDHFSWRWVFYLNLPFGLAAMSLVGRGIPETRRKSRAQVDLGGAALFALGAGALIYGLELEFPPALILAALAIIGFVIFERHQALPLIPFPDLRRPFAFRGFLGNLLGGMAFFGMTAFIPLFAQSARGQSATISGLLLSPMTVGWTVSSMLTARWLPRWGPRPLARWGPVAMAAGFGVWAMARQAPLPLLGLAGLVVGAGMGVMMLALLVCAQEEAPREVLGIVTGMLLFARNIGGSMGAAAMGAVLGSALTAGGEALLTAFWKIPALALGLSVGLLAIGLSVPDLPERTAGPLGEPELVVEIEK